A window of the Acanthochromis polyacanthus isolate Apoly-LR-REF ecotype Palm Island chromosome 10, KAUST_Apoly_ChrSc, whole genome shotgun sequence genome harbors these coding sequences:
- the nipsnap3a gene encoding protein NipSnap homolog 3A gives MLKFRTAALLLKPAAAAAQPRVRLSSCPQQEHTTFYEFRTYSIRPEQNAAFLKLTNEKIHLRTAHSELIGYWSVEYGGLNQVFHIWKYDSFSQRAAVRAALAQDPSWISEYISKAIPMLTSQDNEVTYLVPWSRLQKPPRDGGVYELASFQMRPGGPAVWGNAFQAAITSHDAPGYGKLLGAFHSEFGALNQVHALWWFESADQRAEIRHKAHTDARVVAAVRNSVVHLDSQRNRLMFPCPFSPMK, from the exons ATGTTGAAGTTCagaactgctgctctgctgctcaaacctgctgctgccgctgctcaG CCTCGTGTGCGCCTCTCTAGCTGCCCCCAGCAGGAACACACCACCTTCTATGAGTTCCGCACCTACAGCATCCGACCGGAGCAGAACGCCGCCTTCCTCAAGCTGACCAATGAGAAGATCCACCTGCGCACCGCGCACTCCGAGCTGATTGGCTACTGGAGTGTCGAGTATGGTGGTCTGAACCAGGTCTTCCATATATGGAAGTATG ACAGCTTCTCTCAGCGGGCAGCTGTTCGGGCGGCTCTGGCTCAGGACCCCTCCTGGATTTCTGAGTACATCTCCAAGGCGATACCGATGCTGACGTCTCAGGACAATGAGGTCACATACCTGGTTCCTTGGAGCCGCTTGCAGAAGCCTCCGCGTGACGGTG GTGTGTACGAGCTGGCATCCTTCCAGATGCGTCCGGGCGGTCCGGCGGTTTGGGGCAATGCCTTCCAGGCCGCCATCACCTCCCATGATGCACCGGGGTATGGAAAGCTGTTGGGAGCTTTCCACAGCGAATTTGGAGCTCTGAATCAAG TTCACGCCCTCTGGTGGTTTGAGAGCGCCGACCAGCGAGCTGAAATTCGACACAAAGCCCACACTGACGCCAGAGTAGTCGCTGCAG TCAGAAACAGCGTTGTCCATCTGGACTCTCAGAGGAATCGGCTCATGTTTCCGTGTCCTTTCTCGCCCATGAAGTAA